One Streptomyces lincolnensis genomic region harbors:
- a CDS encoding MurR/RpiR family transcriptional regulator gives MPTTDVTTLIRTELPRLAGSLRKVGELILEDPAAVTHCSAAELGRRTGTSQATVTRFCRAIGLDSYQHLLIELAQERGRGEVSDWGSAEIGPDISPDDSLERVVQVVGSADLRAIQQTIDRIDLDALERAAQALAKARRIDVYGVGGSGAVAQETETRLFRIGCQVRGWNEVHGAATSAALLTPADVAIGISHSGSTRETLEPFEMAKERGATTIAITTDPRSPLAKAADIRLISATSETSFRTGSIGGRHSVLMIVDCLYVRVGQVGYQRASASLALTDHITPQHSVKNRRAR, from the coding sequence ATGCCCACGACGGACGTCACCACACTGATCCGCACGGAGCTCCCACGGCTTGCGGGCTCCCTACGGAAGGTCGGCGAGCTGATCCTGGAGGATCCGGCCGCCGTCACCCACTGCTCGGCCGCCGAACTGGGCCGCCGCACCGGTACGTCGCAGGCGACGGTGACCCGTTTCTGCCGGGCGATCGGGCTCGACTCCTACCAGCACCTGCTGATCGAGCTGGCCCAGGAGCGCGGCCGTGGCGAGGTCTCCGACTGGGGCTCGGCGGAGATCGGTCCCGACATCTCCCCGGACGACAGTCTGGAACGGGTCGTCCAGGTCGTCGGCAGCGCGGATCTGCGCGCGATCCAGCAGACCATCGACCGGATCGACCTCGACGCGCTGGAGCGCGCGGCCCAGGCGCTCGCCAAGGCCCGGCGCATCGACGTGTACGGCGTCGGCGGCAGCGGCGCGGTGGCCCAGGAGACGGAGACCCGGCTGTTCCGGATCGGCTGCCAGGTCCGCGGCTGGAACGAGGTGCACGGGGCGGCCACCTCCGCGGCCCTGCTGACCCCGGCCGACGTGGCCATAGGGATCTCCCACTCGGGCTCCACCCGCGAGACCCTCGAACCGTTCGAGATGGCCAAGGAGCGCGGCGCCACCACGATCGCCATCACCACCGACCCGCGTTCCCCGCTGGCCAAGGCAGCCGATATCCGGCTCATCTCCGCCACCTCCGAGACCAGCTTCCGCACGGGCAGCATCGGCGGCCGGCACTCGGTCCTGATGATCGTCGACTGTCTCTACGTCCGGGTCGGCCAGGTCGGCTACCAGCGCGCGAGCGCCTCGCTGGCGCTGACCGACCACATCACCCCGCAGCACTCCGTGAAGAACCGGCGCGCCCGCTGA
- a CDS encoding NEW3 domain-containing protein, with amino-acid sequence MRVSLVESTELFVGTTEQPRQVVAVELSHSPGRAVRIAVEGPGVTGEAVATTAEDGTVRAEIPVSTDLAVGERRAITVTAADGDEVARHTGEFTAAEPGWTMFMVSHFHYDPVWWNTQAAYTETWDVADDPASTGLPARTFDSRGQSGMSLVRAHCDLARRDPAYTFVLAEVDYLKPYWDSFPEERAFLRQLIRTGRVEIMGGTYNEPNTNLTGAEATVRNALYGDGYQRGVMGASPETAWQLDAFGHDPQFPGLMADAGVTSSSWARGPFHQWGPTLSVFGEEPRDPKRMQFPAEFDWIAPSGRGILTAYMVNHYGAGWAIDNAPTLPEAEAAALKLFRGLKKVALTRNVLLPVGGDYAPPCRWVMGIHRDWNERYVWPRFVSAVPKDFFAAVRAELDAEGRKASPQTRDMNPVYTGKDVSYIDTKQAQRHGETLLADAEAWATLASLVTGHPYPDAALDKAWRQLIYGAHHDAITGSESDQVYIDLMTGWRELYDLAGTVHADATQALADRVAPGTGSDLVVFNSATWQRRDVLTVDDPGLVPVGDDFQPLPAVRDDDGRLRVVVPEVPGMGLKAIPLTAGSIPEWVPAEGTTIRNEFYEVTVDPARGGGVSSLRTLAEGGRELLRAGDIGNELVVQEEYPRHPRFGEGPWHLTPTGTTAARGRDVTADVEVEHSPAGSRVTVRADLGLFRYTQRLTLWKGVDRLDVSTTVDGYDGADRLIRVRWPSDVRGGLPVHEVADAVIGRGFGFVEVDSERFPWTLDNPANTWFGLGSTARVLVRDDTGAPLGRRSIGVAELVYADWDVAGELGTPLAAALVRAGVTATSTIAGGPRYGDLEVDSNLPDIRIAVGGPERNSLVAEALGWDPAAERELRRQLAERGLASVWVAPRASLREEWVPGADLRDLERLPLLVVAGDDQQGDAKAVDALIADLDDFTVTATAAGGGEALPPGDAWDGRGFAVLNRGTPGCVVTPSGDLYMSLMRSCTGWPSGIWVDPPRRTAPDGSAFQLQRWSHTFEYAVVGGEGDWREQRLPARGHEFNHPLTARPRTGPETALLPRKASLLTVEPAREVLLDALKPLGSPLARGGVAPADPGRGIVVRVHEVNGRPVRARLRGPGAWTEGARADVLERPGEPLVADDEGALDVGLTGFEVATVLATPAGPDGDPGPGAAAHEPAQPVHTRYWLHNSGPAPRGNMPVAVYVSPTALTVSGPVTATVRVGSELTDAPVSGTVTFEVPDGWSAEPAELPYALGPGGFTLAEVTVTPPPAPEPGRHWLAARLSYGGQTFEDVVALDVPDGHTGPTLVARLDAERVTVRAGERARVPVTLRNTTRGPVSGQLWAVSSWGTWAGVAPGLQGFTVPGGQELEHAIEVDGSAMAPGSYWLMAKLAWHGAVAYTEAVELEVTP; translated from the coding sequence ATGCGTGTGTCCCTGGTCGAGTCGACCGAGCTCTTCGTCGGAACCACCGAGCAACCGCGCCAGGTGGTGGCCGTCGAGCTGAGCCACAGCCCCGGCCGGGCGGTGCGCATCGCCGTCGAGGGCCCTGGTGTCACCGGGGAGGCCGTCGCGACCACGGCCGAGGACGGCACCGTTCGCGCCGAGATACCCGTGAGCACCGATCTCGCCGTCGGCGAGCGGCGCGCGATCACGGTGACGGCCGCGGACGGCGACGAGGTCGCCCGCCACACGGGCGAGTTCACGGCCGCCGAACCCGGCTGGACCATGTTCATGGTCAGCCACTTCCACTACGACCCCGTGTGGTGGAACACCCAGGCCGCCTACACCGAGACCTGGGACGTCGCCGACGACCCGGCCTCCACCGGTCTGCCGGCCCGCACCTTCGACTCGCGCGGCCAGTCCGGGATGAGCCTGGTGCGGGCCCACTGCGATCTGGCCCGGCGCGACCCGGCGTACACCTTCGTGCTCGCGGAGGTCGACTACCTCAAGCCGTACTGGGACTCCTTCCCGGAGGAGCGGGCCTTCCTGCGCCAGCTGATCCGCACCGGGCGTGTGGAGATCATGGGCGGCACCTACAACGAGCCGAACACGAACCTCACCGGCGCCGAGGCGACCGTACGCAACGCCCTGTACGGCGACGGATACCAGCGCGGGGTCATGGGCGCGTCCCCGGAGACCGCCTGGCAGCTGGACGCGTTCGGGCACGATCCGCAGTTCCCGGGGCTGATGGCGGACGCGGGGGTCACCTCCAGCTCGTGGGCGCGCGGACCGTTCCACCAGTGGGGGCCGACGCTGTCGGTGTTCGGCGAGGAGCCGCGGGATCCGAAGCGGATGCAGTTCCCGGCCGAGTTCGACTGGATCGCCCCCTCGGGGCGCGGGATCCTCACCGCGTACATGGTCAACCACTACGGCGCCGGCTGGGCGATCGACAACGCGCCGACCCTGCCCGAGGCGGAGGCCGCCGCGCTCAAGCTGTTCCGGGGGCTCAAGAAGGTCGCGCTCACCCGCAACGTGCTGCTGCCGGTCGGCGGCGACTACGCGCCGCCGTGCCGCTGGGTGATGGGCATCCACCGCGACTGGAACGAGCGGTACGTCTGGCCGCGGTTCGTCAGCGCCGTACCGAAGGACTTCTTCGCCGCCGTCCGCGCCGAACTGGACGCCGAGGGCCGTAAGGCATCGCCGCAGACCCGGGACATGAACCCGGTCTACACCGGCAAGGACGTCTCCTACATCGACACCAAGCAGGCCCAGCGCCACGGCGAGACCCTCCTCGCCGACGCCGAGGCCTGGGCGACGCTCGCCTCCCTCGTCACCGGGCACCCCTATCCCGACGCGGCCCTCGACAAGGCCTGGCGGCAGCTGATCTACGGCGCCCATCACGACGCCATCACCGGCTCGGAGTCCGACCAGGTCTACATCGACCTGATGACCGGCTGGCGGGAGCTGTACGACCTCGCCGGGACGGTGCACGCCGACGCCACCCAGGCCCTGGCCGACCGGGTCGCCCCGGGCACCGGAAGCGACCTCGTCGTCTTCAACTCCGCGACCTGGCAGCGGCGGGACGTGCTGACCGTCGACGACCCCGGCCTGGTGCCCGTGGGCGACGACTTCCAGCCACTGCCCGCCGTACGGGACGACGACGGACGCCTGCGGGTGGTCGTCCCGGAGGTGCCGGGCATGGGCCTCAAGGCGATCCCGCTGACGGCGGGCTCGATCCCCGAGTGGGTCCCCGCCGAGGGCACCACCATCCGCAACGAGTTCTACGAGGTGACGGTCGACCCCGCCCGCGGCGGCGGCGTGAGCTCCCTGCGCACCCTGGCCGAGGGCGGACGGGAGCTGCTGCGCGCCGGCGACATCGGCAACGAGCTCGTCGTGCAGGAGGAGTACCCGAGGCACCCCCGCTTCGGCGAGGGCCCCTGGCACCTCACCCCGACCGGGACGACCGCCGCCCGCGGCCGGGACGTCACCGCGGACGTCGAGGTCGAGCACTCCCCGGCCGGCTCCCGCGTCACCGTCCGCGCCGACCTCGGCCTCTTCCGGTACACCCAGCGGCTGACCCTGTGGAAGGGCGTCGACCGGCTCGACGTCTCCACGACCGTCGACGGCTACGACGGCGCCGACCGGCTGATCCGGGTGCGCTGGCCCTCCGACGTGCGCGGCGGGCTGCCGGTCCACGAGGTCGCCGACGCGGTGATCGGGCGCGGCTTCGGGTTCGTGGAGGTGGACAGCGAGCGGTTCCCGTGGACGCTGGACAACCCGGCCAACACCTGGTTCGGCCTGGGCTCCACGGCCCGGGTCCTGGTGCGCGACGACACGGGCGCTCCGCTCGGCCGGCGCTCCATCGGCGTCGCCGAGCTGGTGTACGCCGACTGGGACGTGGCCGGTGAGCTGGGCACCCCGCTGGCGGCGGCGCTGGTCCGGGCGGGCGTCACCGCGACCTCGACCATCGCGGGCGGCCCCCGCTACGGCGACCTGGAGGTCGACTCCAACCTGCCCGACATCCGGATCGCCGTCGGCGGTCCCGAGCGCAACTCCCTGGTCGCCGAGGCGCTCGGCTGGGACCCGGCCGCCGAACGCGAACTGCGCCGGCAGCTGGCCGAGCGGGGGCTCGCCTCCGTCTGGGTCGCACCGCGCGCCTCGCTGCGCGAGGAGTGGGTGCCCGGCGCGGACCTGCGCGACCTGGAGCGACTGCCCCTGCTGGTGGTCGCGGGCGACGACCAGCAGGGCGACGCCAAGGCCGTCGACGCGCTCATCGCCGATCTGGACGACTTCACCGTGACGGCCACCGCGGCGGGCGGCGGCGAGGCGCTGCCGCCGGGCGACGCCTGGGACGGGCGCGGCTTCGCCGTCCTCAACCGGGGCACACCCGGCTGCGTGGTCACGCCCTCGGGTGACCTCTACATGTCCCTGATGCGCTCGTGCACGGGCTGGCCGTCCGGTATCTGGGTCGACCCGCCGCGCCGCACGGCTCCCGACGGGTCCGCCTTCCAGCTCCAGCGCTGGTCGCACACCTTCGAGTACGCCGTCGTCGGGGGCGAGGGCGACTGGCGGGAGCAGCGGCTGCCCGCGCGCGGGCACGAGTTCAACCATCCGCTCACCGCCCGGCCGCGCACCGGCCCCGAGACCGCCCTGCTGCCCCGGAAGGCCTCCCTGCTCACGGTGGAGCCCGCCCGCGAGGTCCTGCTCGACGCCCTCAAGCCGCTCGGCTCGCCGCTCGCCCGGGGCGGCGTGGCACCCGCCGATCCGGGACGCGGGATCGTCGTGCGCGTGCACGAGGTGAACGGCCGGCCGGTGCGGGCGCGTCTGCGCGGGCCCGGCGCCTGGACCGAGGGTGCGCGGGCGGACGTGCTGGAGCGGCCCGGGGAGCCGCTCGTCGCGGACGACGAGGGAGCGCTCGACGTCGGTCTGACCGGCTTCGAGGTGGCGACCGTCCTGGCCACACCGGCCGGCCCCGACGGCGATCCGGGCCCCGGCGCCGCCGCCCACGAGCCCGCCCAGCCCGTCCACACCCGGTACTGGCTGCACAACTCGGGCCCCGCCCCGCGCGGCAACATGCCCGTCGCGGTGTACGTGTCGCCCACCGCGCTCACCGTCTCCGGGCCGGTCACGGCGACCGTCCGGGTCGGCTCGGAGCTGACCGACGCGCCGGTGTCGGGCACGGTGACCTTCGAGGTGCCGGACGGCTGGTCCGCCGAACCGGCCGAGCTGCCGTACGCCCTGGGCCCCGGCGGGTTCACGCTCGCCGAGGTGACGGTCACGCCGCCGCCCGCCCCGGAGCCGGGGCGCCACTGGCTGGCGGCCCGCCTGTCCTACGGCGGGCAGACCTTCGAGGACGTGGTGGCCCTGGACGTGCCCGACGGCCACACCGGGCCGACCCTCGTGGCCCGGCTGGACGCCGAGCGCGTCACCGTCCGCGCGGGCGAGCGGGCCCGCGTCCCCGTCACCCTGCGCAACACCACCCGCGGGCCGGTCTCCGGCCAGCTGTGGGCCGTGTCCTCCTGGGGCACCTGGGCCGGGGTCGCCCCGGGCCTCCAGGGCTTCACCGTGCCCGGCGGACAGGAGCTGGAACACGCGATCGAGGTGGACGGCTCGGCCATGGCACCCGGCTCCTACTGGCTCATGGCGAAGCTCGCCTGGCACGGAGCGGTCGCCTACACGGAGGCCGTGGAACTGGAGGTGACCCCGTGA
- a CDS encoding sugar isomerase domain-containing protein, translated as MSVESVSAEGFARQSLDVLKHLTESARPDVTRAAELIADCLRADGVIQAFGTGHSQAIVLEIAGRAGGLVPTNRLSIADLVLYGGDDPSVLDDPLLERQPGVAERLYELAAPHPQDLFVVISNSGVNSVIVEMALHAKKQGHRILAITSLTHSRGVPAGHSSGHKLADLADVVLDNAAPRGDALLELPGGGAVSALSTLTGVMLVQMAVAEATARLLAAGEKPPVYVSANVPGGFEGNLELEQRYAGRIRRTAS; from the coding sequence GTGTCCGTCGAGTCAGTCAGCGCCGAGGGCTTCGCCCGGCAGAGCCTGGACGTCCTGAAGCACCTCACCGAGTCGGCCCGCCCGGACGTGACGCGCGCCGCCGAGCTGATCGCCGACTGCCTCCGCGCGGACGGTGTGATCCAGGCCTTCGGCACCGGTCACTCTCAGGCCATCGTCCTGGAGATCGCCGGCCGCGCCGGCGGCCTGGTCCCCACCAACCGCCTGAGCATCGCCGACCTCGTCCTCTACGGCGGTGACGACCCGAGCGTCCTGGACGACCCGCTCCTCGAACGGCAGCCGGGCGTGGCCGAGCGCCTCTACGAACTCGCCGCGCCGCACCCCCAGGACCTCTTCGTCGTCATCTCCAACTCCGGCGTCAACAGCGTCATCGTGGAGATGGCCCTGCACGCGAAGAAGCAGGGTCACCGGATCCTGGCCATCACCTCCCTCACCCACAGCCGGGGCGTCCCCGCCGGGCACTCCAGCGGCCACAAGCTCGCGGACCTCGCCGACGTGGTCCTGGACAACGCGGCTCCGCGCGGGGACGCGTTGCTGGAGCTTCCGGGTGGGGGTGCGGTGTCCGCGCTGTCGACGCTCACCGGGGTGATGTTGGTGCAGATGGCTGTTGCCGAGGCGACGGCTCGGTTGCTTGCTGCGGGGGAGAAGCCGCCGGTGTATGTGTCTGCCAATGTGCCGGGTGGGTTTGAGGGGAATCTGGAGTTGGAGCAGCGGTACGCCGGGAGGATTCGGCGTACCGCCAGTTGA